Below is a genomic region from Argiope bruennichi chromosome 11, qqArgBrue1.1, whole genome shotgun sequence.
ttaattagtaTTCAAAGTAAAACATTATAGCCTGTGGAAGGCCAAAAGACATATAAAAGACATATTCGCCAAAAGACATATTCGTGTGGGAGGGGAAGGGAGTTAGAGGTTTAGGTGGAGAGAAGTTAGAATTTCCtgaatagcaataaaataatactgtGGTTGCACTTCCTACATGCTAGGTCCATCGATCTCCAAGAACCATTGTTccgtcttagagacgcctttcccctattccagctgtagtcatcaggaaaccggcgcatgcgcagtttctgttgaactttgatacgcttcttttttattactttatgattcagaattttgtaatgcctattagagatgtaacggatgtgtctcctgttgctgtgtgtgcgcgtgcttttgtgatgttatgttaatgtgcttcagatgtcttcgtcagtagctgctttatgtataataaatggagaaaagacagatcaggtcccttttatttgattacccacgaaTATTTTGGCGCCCAACGTGGGGCCTGATCTAATGGAAAAGCAGCTAAGAAGATCGAAAGGAATCAGTAACCAGAAAGGTGAgcgaatattttcctttatttaagagaaactcggacatttaaaataatttaatttcatggattTGAATGTCCGAAGTTAAAAGGAATGAATGTAACAATAgagtgaaatttgatttttatatttgaagttgaatttttgttacatattaaTACTATATTCGCTTTAAAGATATTGGTTACTGATAGAatactattgaaatattgattgataatgcatgaataaatctaaaattgatattgaaatttgatgtattagaaatacaatttttatttggagtttttgaatattaaatataagaacgaTGGATAAACTTTCTAAATTGAGAAAAACCAGAGGGTTGCATAGATCTTCAGTTACaaaatacattaacaaaattaatagcGATTTGGAGGAGAAAATAGATTCTCTTACCACCAAAGATTTGCAAGAGgccttaaattatttgaatatatcgtCTACACAGTTAAAAGACTATGATAAACCTATACAAAATCTAATCAAAGATGATAAGGAATTCGAAACCGAAATTGAGTCGGCTTtcgaatacaatgaaaaaatcatAGTTTGTTTGTCCAAGTTATCAgcgcaattaaaatgtttacaagacGAATCAGAGCGCCAATCAATATcatcaaatgtttctttattaggCGCTACAGGAAATCCTAATTTAGATGCAATAAACAACACTCAGGAAAGTTCAGCCATCGTACCTGtaaacgaatataattttaagaccataaaattgcctaaacttacaattgaaaaatattatggagACCCCTGTTGCTGGttagaattttggaatcaatttcaaaattctattgataataacaaatctctgtcaaaaatagataaattctcatatttaaagtcACTATTAGGGGGTGCGGCCGCGATTGCGGTTAATGGCTTTGCGCTCTCAGACGAGAATTATGATCAGGCTTTAAAATTGTTGATACAAAGATTTGGCAGAGAAGAACTGGTTATTAACGCACACATgtcaaaattactaaatcttGTACCAGTaactgattcaaataatatttatggtcTTAGAAGGTTATATGATACCGTAGAGATAAACCTAAGAAGtttagaatcattaaaagttaCTTCAGAGATGTATGGGCATTTACTCTatcccattttaattaaattgattcccGAAGATCTTGTccttgaatttaatagaaaaaaagttgataattcgGTGAAGTTCGAATTTAATGTAactgaattactaaattttttaagaattgaaattgaatgtagAGAATCCTCTGCGTTTATGCATACCGCAAAAGGCGATAGACGCAAAGAAAATTCGCTCCCGAAAGCGAAACAGAATCCTTTCAACAACTTCAGTCGAAACACAGCTAGCTCGCATGATATATTGCGAAGTCCAAGGTCAAGCGCAAAACCGAAAGATCTTCAATGTTTTTCCGCGTCAGCATTAaacgaaaattgtttatattgtaaaGGCGAGCATCGATCGGAGTTATGTTCTCAAACCGACTTAGAAACGAAACTCGGTGTTTTAAAACAAGATGGCAGATGTTTTTTATGCTTGAAGCCAAAACATCGAGTTAATGAATGCCGCCAGAGAAGATATTTGACATGTGAAATATGTGGAAAGAAGCATAATAAATCTATTTGCTCTCAAGCAGAATCTAATACACCCGATTTGAATAAAGATAATAAGAACGTAATTACCGCAATTTCACATtacgataaaaacaaaacaaacttttctcgcggtaatatatttcttcaaacatgTGCAGCCCTAGTACGCAATGATGAAACAAACGAATTTGAAACAGTACGACTAATGTTAGATAATGGAAGTATGAGAACATTTATAACACgtgaagtttcagaaaaattaaagttaaaagtaataagaaaagaatctttATCGGTATACTCTTTTGGCGCTAAACAAGCAAAGGAACATTCTTACAATATAGTGAGAGTAGAATTAAAAAACCGTGAGGATCCCTCTTTACGTATTGAAGTAGAAGCTTTGGTTACAGAAAACATTTCAGCCACTACTCTTCCTGCACCTAACAACAATATTACTAAAACGTACAATAAATTGAAGCATTTACAGCTAGCTGATATTATTGATAATAGAGGCAAGAATATCTCAATATTAATTGGTgtagattattattatgaaatcgtTTCAggcagaataaaaagattaaacaacAAACTGGTAGCGACTGAAACAATTTTTGGATGGTGCTTGCAAGGTCACgtaggtttatcaaatgatttaatgacCATGAAGATTGTAGTAGATGAAAAGGATATTTCGGACCAACTTAAACAATTTTGGGATCTTGAGAATTTAGGGGTAGAAGGGGTTGAAGAGgatgatttcgaaaaacatactgtagataaagaaattatgaaacaatttgaagaaaatattgtttatcaaaataaaagatatactgtAAAGTTTCCttggaaaacaaatatgaaagaatatttagctAATAACTTTGAAGTGGCTAAAAGGAGGTTttcgcatttaaaatcaaaatttattaaagataattcgtTGTTTTTAGATTATAAAGCTGTTATTGAAGATCATTTAAAAGAAGGTatcattaagaaagttataacatGTGAAGAAAAACCTTCATTCTATTTGCCTCACAGGGCGGTATTAAGGGAAGATAAAACTACCACTCGTTTGAGAGTGGTATTTGACGCAAGTTCTCATGCGAAAGGACAGTTGTCGTTAAATGATTGTTTACATACTGGTATCAATCTCATTCCAGatctttttgagattttaataggttTTAGAGAACAGGCTGTTGCCATAACTGCCGACATAAAGAAGGcctttctgaaaatacagattgcCGAAGAAGATCAGAATTATACTAGTTTCTTCTGGACGGAAGATCCGGAAAAGGAAGAAGAGGAAATTTTCAAGATGACTCGAGTTCTCTTCGGTGTCAAATCAAGCCCCTTCCTCCTTGCAGCTACAATCCAATACCATCTAAAGAGGTATGTAGAACAATTTTCTAATACTTGTCAAATGCTAGAAAAATCATTGTATGTCGACGATTTA
It encodes:
- the LOC129956653 gene encoding uncharacterized protein LOC129956653 — protein: MDKLSKLRKTRGLHRSSVTKYINKINSDLEEKIDSLTTKDLQEALNYLNISSTQLKDYDKPIQNLIKDDKEFETEIESAFEYNEKIIVCLSKLSAQLKCLQDESERQSISSNVSLLGATGNPNLDAINNTQESSAIVPVNEYNFKTIKLPKLTIEKYYGDPCCWLEFWNQFQNSIDNNKSLSKIDKFSYLKSLLGGAAAIAVNGFALSDENYDQALKLLIQRFGREELVINAHMSKLLNLVPVTDSNNIYGLRRLYDTVEINLRSLESLKVTSEMYGHLLYPILIKLIPEDLVLEFNRKKVDNSVKFEFNVTELLNFLRIEIECRESSAFMHTAKGDRRKENSLPKAKQNPFNNFSRNTASSHDILRSPRSSAKPKDLQCFSASALNENCLYCKGEHRSELCSQTDLETKLGVLKQDGRCFLCLKPKHRVNECRQRRYLTCEICGKKHNKSICSQAESNTPDLNKDNKNVITAISHYDKNKTNFSRGNIFLQTCAALVRNDETNEFETVRLMLDNGSMRTFITREVSEKLKLKVIRKESLSVYSFGAKQAKEHSYNIVRVELKNREDPSLRIEVEALVTENISATTLPAPNNNITKTYNKLKHLQLADIIDNRGKNISILIGVDYYYEIVSGRIKRLNNKLVATETIFGWCLQGHVGLSNDLMTMKIVVDEKDISDQLKQFWDLENLGVEGVEEDDFEKHTVDKEIMKQFEENIVYQNKRYTVKFPWKTNMKEYLANNFEVAKRRFSHLKSKFIKDNSLFLDYKAVIEDHLKEGIIKKVITCEEKPSFYLPHRAVLREDKTTTRLRVVFDASSHAKGQLSLNDCLHTGINLIPDLFEILIGFREQAVAITADIKKAFLKIQIAEEDQNYTSFFWTEDPEKEEEEIFKMTRVLFGVKSSPFLLAATIQYHLKRYVEQFSNTCQMLEKSLYVDDLICSQRDFDSAFKISLECYNIFKEASMELRKWKTNSVELRDKWREAGLEIDEEKYSINDNSALTPCKVLGLAWDSDLDVFQFDTRSLEKFLSKKINSKRYVLHVAGRIFDPVGFLGPFTIKIKCLIQDIWCLGLDWDDPLPKTLTTKINEWCEEIKNLHLIKIPRYFFAEAKTTEIVEAQLHCFSDASKRAYGTVAYIRVLLKNGEIKSNLVASKSRVAPLKTLSIPRLELMGALLAARLGCKIVKCINFPVTRFFWTDSSIVYYWMKGDPERFKVFVKNRIKEIQNITNPTEWNHTPGTDNPADLISRGLTVHELRNSNFWWHGPNWLLKNEYNDELLRVGGRLKFSDLPDSQKFPLLLPKKHHFTDTLIEYFHKKALHSGVQTTLYLIRQQYWIPAG